The genomic segment CCTGGCCAGGGTGACGCTGCCCCTCGCCCTCAGGTCCATCGTGACGGCCTCGATAATGGCCTGGGCCAGGGGCCTGAGCGAGGTCGGGGCCATACTGATAGTTGCCTACTATCCCAAGTCGATAAACGTACTGATAATGGATCGATTCTGGACATACGGGCTCAACGCCGCCAGGGCCACGGCACTACCCCTCCTCTCCCTCAGCCTGGCCTGCTTCATACTTCTCAAGTGGCTATCCGGGAGGAGGTAGCGTGATAGAGATCAGGGGACTGAGCGTCAGGCTACCTGAATTCGAGATCAGGGAACTGAGCCTCGAGGTGGGCGATGGGGAGTACCTGGTGATAATGGGCCCCTCAGGGGCCGGGAAGACGCTCCTGCTCAAGTGCCTGCTCGGCATAGTGAGGCCGAGCGGCGGGAGGATAATCGTGGACGGAAGGGACGTGACTGAGGAGCCTCCGGAGCTCAGGGGATTCAGCTACGTCCCCCAGGAC from the Candidatus Korarchaeota archaeon NZ13-K genome contains:
- a CDS encoding ATP-binding cassette domain-containing protein, which codes for MIEIRGLSVRLPEFEIRELSLEVGDGEYLVIMGPSGAGKTLLLKCLLGIVRPSGGRIIVDGRDVTEEPPELRGFSYVPQD